A section of the Nitrospiria bacterium genome encodes:
- a CDS encoding tetratricopeptide repeat protein: MTEEREDERKQAVELFKKAYGLQMNGALEEACDFYKKSIAIYPTAEAHTFLGWTYSFMGRYDDAIQECHKAIEIDPDFGNPYNDIGAYLIEKGQLDDAVPWLEKATKALRYESYCFPHHNLGRVWEKKGEWYRAMEEYQKALKANPDYVLAAKALGRIKGMLN, encoded by the coding sequence ATGACAGAAGAACGGGAGGACGAACGGAAACAGGCGGTCGAGCTTTTTAAAAAAGCCTACGGGCTCCAGATGAACGGGGCGCTTGAAGAGGCCTGCGATTTTTACAAAAAGTCCATCGCAATCTACCCGACGGCCGAAGCCCACACGTTCCTGGGCTGGACCTACAGTTTCATGGGACGGTATGATGACGCCATCCAGGAATGTCACAAAGCCATCGAGATCGATCCGGATTTCGGAAACCCCTATAACGACATCGGGGCCTACCTGATCGAGAAAGGGCAACTCGATGATGCGGTTCCCTGGCTTGAAAAGGCGACGAAGGCGCTCCGCTACGAAAGTTACTGTTTTCCTCATCATAATCTCGGGCGCGTCTGGGAAAAGAAGGGGGAATGGTATCGGGCGATGGAAGAATACCAGAAGGCCTTGAAGGCCAACCCGGATTACGTCCTGGCCGCGAAGGCCTTGGGCCGGATCAAAGGAATGCTGAACTGA